In the Gammaproteobacteria bacterium genome, one interval contains:
- a CDS encoding hypothetical protein (Evidence 5 : Unknown function), whose translation MVEAKVFALNLDDYDLAERAGFEPAWDGKIPNRFRVGAGVATSVPLHEKQ comes from the coding sequence ATGGTTGAAGCCAAGGTTTTCGCTCTGAATTTGGATGACTATGATTTGGCGGAGAGGGCGGGATTCGAACCCGCGTGGGATGGTAAAATCCCCAACCGATTTCGAGTCGGTGCCGGTGTAGCCACTTCGGTACCTCTCCATGAAAAACAGTAG
- the nqo gene encoding NADH-quinone oxidoreductase chain 13, giving the protein MNPPTNIEIIPFLSVLIFAPLGAVVVMLFLRNEDTQRWWTLFFTFIMAVFSLPLYWKFDTSTAAFQFIENVPWIPSLKVDYTVGVDGISLLLVLLTTFIMPLSVLCSWRYIQKRIKEFMIFLLIMESAMIGIFCALNFILFFIFWEAMLIPMALLIGIWGGPRKIYAAIKFFVYTLAGSIFLLIAIIALYVKTGTFYIPDLMGKPYEEMFQIWIFLAFAISFAVKIPMFPFHTWLPAAHVEAPTAGSVILASILLKMGTYGFLRFCLPITPDATHYFTPWFIGFSVISIVYGGFAALAQTDLKKLVAYSSVGHMGFATLGIFVLNQSGIEGSLLVMINHGITTGALFIAVGIIYERLHTRELNKTAGLGKFMPIFAGFFGLFTLSSLAFPGTNSFIGEFLVMTGSFKWAMLVGQAWAIILMIFTVLGVVLAAAYNFRMLQRVAYGGTHNPDHTGIKDLGLREILTLIPLLIFIIWIGLNPKPFTSIFHVSVENLLKQVESSSIYTFNRLPIISKLKNIE; this is encoded by the coding sequence ATGAATCCTCCTACTAACATTGAAATAATCCCATTTTTAAGTGTGCTTATATTTGCGCCACTCGGGGCAGTAGTAGTTATGCTATTTTTACGAAATGAAGATACGCAACGCTGGTGGACATTATTTTTTACGTTCATAATGGCAGTGTTTTCTCTACCATTATATTGGAAATTTGACACTTCCACAGCTGCTTTTCAGTTCATTGAAAACGTTCCATGGATCCCATCGCTTAAAGTCGATTACACAGTCGGTGTAGATGGTATTAGTCTGTTACTTGTTTTATTGACGACTTTTATTATGCCATTGAGTGTATTGTGTTCATGGCGCTATATTCAAAAACGAATAAAAGAATTTATGATTTTTTTACTAATCATGGAGAGTGCCATGATTGGTATATTTTGTGCATTAAATTTTATTTTATTTTTCATTTTTTGGGAGGCCATGCTTATTCCAATGGCGCTTCTAATTGGTATTTGGGGTGGGCCACGCAAGATATATGCGGCGATTAAATTTTTTGTTTATACCTTAGCTGGTTCTATATTTTTGTTAATTGCTATCATTGCTCTTTATGTAAAGACGGGTACATTTTACATACCTGATCTTATGGGGAAACCTTACGAAGAAATGTTCCAAATTTGGATATTTCTTGCGTTCGCGATTTCATTCGCTGTTAAAATACCAATGTTTCCCTTCCATACATGGCTGCCAGCTGCGCATGTAGAAGCTCCTACCGCTGGGAGTGTCATTCTTGCTAGTATATTACTGAAAATGGGTACTTATGGCTTTTTACGGTTTTGTTTGCCCATTACTCCTGATGCAACACATTATTTTACACCGTGGTTTATTGGGTTTTCGGTAATTTCAATTGTTTATGGTGGATTTGCTGCGCTTGCACAAACTGATCTAAAAAAACTTGTCGCATATTCAAGTGTAGGTCATATGGGATTTGCTACACTCGGTATTTTTGTGCTTAATCAATCTGGTATTGAAGGTTCATTGTTAGTTATGATTAATCATGGTATCACAACTGGAGCACTATTTATTGCAGTTGGAATTATCTATGAACGCCTACATACCCGTGAACTTAATAAGACTGCTGGTCTTGGTAAATTCATGCCTATTTTTGCAGGATTTTTTGGTTTATTTACATTATCTTCTCTGGCCTTTCCTGGGACGAATAGTTTTATTGGTGAATTTCTAGTTATGACTGGCAGCTTCAAGTGGGCAATGCTTGTAGGGCAAGCTTGGGCGATAATCTTAATGATATTTACAGTTCTAGGTGTTGTTTTAGCGGCTGCTTATAATTTTCGTATGCTTCAACGTGTAGCCTATGGGGGAACGCATAATCCAGATCATACCGGGATTAAAGATTTAGGACTAAGGGAAATTTTAACATTGATACCATTACTTATATTTATCATCTGGATCGGACTTAACCCAAAACCATTTACTAGTATATTTCATGTCAGCGTTGAAAATTTGCTAAAACAAGTAGAGAGTTCTTCGATCTATACTTTTAATAGACTACCTATAATTTCTAAGTTGAAGAACATAGAATGA
- a CDS encoding multicomponent Na+:H+ antiporter subunit D — translation MGIVHDGRLFLAILVPLIGAVVIMATGKRPNVREASSFIAAVILFGIVASLVSTVGSGKILHFTLFELLPGVSVSLRADSLSMMFALAASFLWILTVFYAAGYMRGLNEHAQTRFSTCFALALFGAIGCAFSDNLFTLYLFYEIVSVTTYPLVAHHQDEEGYEGAKKYMIYLTTTAKGLIFPAMVLLYVLSGTLDFSHNIQSGILPTDIHDNIVITLYVLCLLGFAKNGIMPFHHWLPGAMVAPTPVSALLHAVAVVKVGVFSTVRVMLYIFGIQRMHDLNLGLLTAYFVSFTIIVASVIALSKDNLKLRLAYSTVSQLSYVILGVALLTPKGIEGSLFHIVNHAFSKITLFFCAGAIYVATHKKNISEMSGLGRTMPFTFGAFAIAALSMIGVPPVGGFISKWYLLLGALDAQSIVIIGILLTSTLLNAAYFVPVIYQAFFGKVSESDIHHNFHEAHPAMVIPLFTTAVISVLIGFYPNLFMGFAKALFPVL, via the coding sequence ATGGGAATTGTCCATGATGGTCGTTTATTTTTAGCTATTTTAGTTCCACTAATTGGTGCCGTAGTAATTATGGCAACTGGAAAACGTCCGAATGTTCGAGAAGCAAGCTCCTTTATAGCTGCTGTTATTTTATTCGGTATTGTTGCTTCGCTCGTTTCTACAGTAGGCTCAGGAAAAATACTTCACTTTACTTTATTTGAGTTATTACCTGGCGTAAGTGTATCATTACGTGCAGATTCACTTTCGATGATGTTTGCTCTAGCAGCATCGTTTTTGTGGATTCTTACGGTATTTTATGCAGCAGGTTATATGCGAGGTTTGAATGAGCATGCACAAACCAGATTTAGTACCTGTTTTGCATTAGCTCTCTTTGGTGCCATTGGCTGTGCTTTTTCAGATAATTTATTTACACTCTATCTATTTTACGAAATAGTTAGTGTAACAACTTATCCGCTTGTAGCCCATCATCAGGATGAAGAAGGTTATGAAGGCGCTAAAAAATATATGATTTATCTTACGACTACCGCCAAGGGGTTAATTTTTCCAGCCATGGTATTGTTATACGTGCTATCAGGAACTCTTGATTTTTCGCATAATATTCAATCAGGAATTCTTCCGACTGATATTCATGATAATATTGTTATCACGCTTTATGTCTTATGCTTATTAGGTTTCGCTAAAAATGGTATTATGCCGTTCCATCATTGGTTACCAGGAGCTATGGTGGCACCAACGCCTGTGAGCGCATTGTTGCATGCAGTAGCTGTGGTAAAGGTCGGTGTATTCTCAACGGTACGGGTAATGCTTTATATCTTTGGCATACAACGTATGCATGACCTTAATCTTGGTTTATTAACCGCTTATTTTGTTTCTTTTACTATTATTGTTGCATCTGTTATTGCGTTAAGCAAGGATAATTTAAAATTACGACTTGCTTATTCAACAGTTAGCCAACTTTCCTATGTTATTCTTGGTGTTGCGCTACTTACTCCTAAAGGGATTGAGGGTAGTCTTTTTCACATTGTTAATCATGCCTTTTCAAAGATTACGTTGTTTTTTTGTGCGGGTGCGATTTATGTAGCAACACATAAAAAGAATATTTCTGAAATGAGCGGTCTTGGTCGCACAATGCCATTTACTTTTGGTGCATTTGCTATTGCAGCTTTAAGTATGATTGGAGTGCCACCAGTTGGAGGATTTATTTCGAAGTGGTATTTATTGTTAGGTGCATTGGATGCGCAATCAATAGTAATTATTGGTATATTGCTTACTAGCACATTATTGAACGCTGCTTATTTTGTTCCTGTGATATATCAGGCTTTTTTTGGAAAAGTATCTGAATCCGATATCCACCATAATTTTCATGAAGCACACCCTGCTATGGTTATTCCTTTGTTTACAACAGCAGTGATTTCGGTACTGATTGGATTTTATCCTAATTTATTTATGGGTTTTGCTAAAGCATTATTTCCAGTACTATAA
- the rffG gene encoding dTDP-glucose 4,6-dehydratase 2, with protein sequence MRIVVTGGAGFIGSELVRQFIQETKDDVINVDKLTYAGNLESLLDVASNSRYFFEQVDICDATAIDLVFRKYHPNAVIHLAAESHVDRSIDGPAAFIQTNIVGTYTLLERTRFYWNNLSSEEKITFRFLHVSTDEVYGSLGLTNFFREDTPYKPNSPYSASKASADHLVRAWYHTYGLPILITNCSNNYGPYQYPEKLIPLIINRAVAGQSLPVYGKGENVRDWLYVADHACGLRRVLERGQPGETYNIGGHNEHTNIEVVHTICALLDEILPNSLHRPHKHLIKFVTDRPGHDLRYAVDAGKIELELGWKPYKNFTTGLRSTIQWYLDHQSWTKRIMSGSYRCERMGLIN encoded by the coding sequence ATGCGAATCGTTGTTACTGGTGGAGCTGGTTTTATCGGATCAGAGTTAGTGCGTCAATTTATTCAAGAAACTAAAGATGATGTCATCAATGTAGATAAACTTACCTATGCGGGTAATTTGGAATCTTTGCTAGATGTAGCAAGCAATTCTCGTTATTTTTTTGAGCAAGTGGATATTTGTGACGCGACAGCAATTGATCTAGTTTTTAGAAAATATCACCCTAATGCAGTTATCCATCTAGCAGCTGAATCACATGTAGACCGATCTATTGATGGGCCTGCGGCTTTTATACAGACTAATATAGTAGGAACGTATACTCTTTTAGAAAGAACTAGGTTCTATTGGAATAATCTTTCTAGTGAAGAAAAAATTACATTTCGTTTTTTACATGTTTCTACTGATGAAGTTTACGGTAGTTTAGGATTAACAAATTTTTTTAGAGAAGATACTCCTTACAAGCCTAATTCTCCATATTCTGCAAGTAAGGCTTCTGCCGATCATTTAGTGCGAGCTTGGTATCATACCTACGGTCTTCCTATTCTTATCACTAATTGTTCCAACAATTATGGTCCTTATCAATATCCAGAAAAATTAATTCCTCTGATTATTAATCGAGCTGTAGCAGGACAATCTTTACCTGTTTATGGTAAAGGAGAAAATGTTCGAGATTGGTTATATGTAGCTGATCATGCATGTGGTCTGCGTAGAGTATTAGAGCGAGGTCAGCCGGGTGAAACATATAATATTGGTGGACATAATGAACATACTAATATTGAGGTAGTACATACTATATGTGCTCTACTTGACGAAATACTTCCAAATTCTTTACACCGGCCTCATAAACATCTCATTAAATTTGTTACTGATCGTCCTGGACATGATTTACGTTATGCAGTTGATGCAGGAAAAATTGAACTTGAATTAGGATGGAAACCGTACAAAAATTTTACTACAGGACTACGTTCAACTATACAGTGGTATCTAGATCATCAAAGTTGGACTAAACGTATTATGTCTGGATCTTATCGATGTGAAAGAATGGGATTAATAAATTAA
- the rfbA gene encoding dTDP-glucose pyrophosphorylase, protein MHDSKHLFPIKRRRGIILAGGSGTRLYPLTQGVSKQLLPIYDKPMVYYPLSVLMLAGIRDILLISTPQDLPQFERLLGDGSQWGLSFFYAEQPCPDGLAQAFIIGASFIGSADTCLVLGDNIFYSQGLVKILQAANCRSTGATVFCYRVRDPERYGVANFDNQGNIIDLEEKPRHPKSSYAVTGLYFYDNDVIDIAKNLTPSPRGELEITDVNRVYLGRGQLNVEFLGRGSAWLDTGTHESLMQASNFVEVVESRQGLKIACPEEISYRMGYINAENLERLARPLLNSGYGRYLIELLER, encoded by the coding sequence ATGCACGATTCTAAACATTTATTTCCTATAAAACGAAGACGCGGTATCATCTTAGCTGGTGGTTCTGGTACCCGGCTTTATCCCCTAACACAGGGAGTAAGTAAACAACTTTTGCCAATTTACGATAAACCAATGGTGTATTATCCTCTATCAGTTTTAATGCTAGCAGGAATTCGTGATATTTTATTGATATCTACTCCTCAAGATCTTCCTCAGTTCGAACGTTTATTAGGAGATGGCAGTCAGTGGGGGTTATCTTTTTTTTACGCAGAGCAACCATGTCCTGATGGTTTAGCACAAGCTTTTATTATTGGAGCATCTTTTATTGGCAGTGCAGATACTTGCTTAGTACTAGGAGATAATATTTTTTATAGTCAAGGGTTAGTTAAAATACTCCAGGCAGCTAATTGTCGTTCTACGGGCGCAACTGTTTTTTGTTATCGGGTACGTGACCCAGAACGCTATGGTGTGGCTAATTTTGATAATCAAGGTAATATTATAGATTTAGAGGAGAAACCTAGACACCCAAAATCCAGCTACGCGGTAACAGGCTTGTATTTTTATGATAATGATGTGATTGATATAGCTAAAAATCTTACTCCTTCCCCACGAGGTGAATTAGAAATTACCGATGTCAATCGTGTATATCTCGGTCGTGGCCAACTCAATGTAGAATTTTTAGGACGAGGATCAGCGTGGTTGGATACAGGGACTCATGAATCTTTGATGCAGGCATCGAATTTCGTTGAAGTCGTAGAATCCCGCCAAGGATTAAAAATAGCTTGTCCTGAAGAGATTTCTTATCGAATGGGTTATATTAACGCAGAAAATTTAGAACGATTAGCACGACCACTACTAAATAGTGGTTATGGTCGGTATCTTATAGAATTATTGGAACGATAA
- a CDS encoding phospholipid-binding lipoprotein MlaA, whose product MMITIESIPKYFLSKVIKKIFFPKNAKNLYFFYIPSIFFLDIKLLYRIVIIVSWFVTNDIHATPIYQSIVSELTTNTIIYKENNYLEMYNRTMHGFNQWLFSWFAPVGKTTDTIFSMIPTSIKAGSANFISNLINEPLTIVASLLGGDQYNVLNSAIRFIMNTIIGFGGIFDVANHFGYPPDYRDLGLAMCKYGVPAGPHIIVPLVGPRTLRDGTSDVVLVNALYLTVLATFFGTSLNTRVIIGIILMETIGDLALVRQMDSLEINEMNDPYEIVRDRYLRSREIKCLK is encoded by the coding sequence ATGATGATTACAATCGAGTCAATACCTAAATACTTTTTAAGTAAAGTAATAAAAAAAATATTTTTTCCAAAAAACGCAAAAAATTTATATTTTTTTTATATTCCTTCCATTTTTTTTCTAGATATAAAATTATTATATAGAATAGTTATCATTGTGAGCTGGTTTGTTACAAATGATATCCATGCTACGCCAATTTATCAATCTATTGTTTCTGAATTAACAACAAATACAATTATTTATAAGGAGAATAATTACCTGGAGATGTATAATCGTACTATGCATGGTTTTAATCAATGGCTATTTTCATGGTTCGCGCCAGTAGGAAAAACAACCGATACAATTTTTTCTATGATACCTACTTCAATTAAGGCAGGTTCTGCTAATTTCATATCAAATTTGATCAATGAACCATTAACTATCGTAGCTAGTCTTTTAGGTGGGGATCAATATAATGTCTTGAATTCCGCTATTCGTTTTATTATGAATACTATTATTGGTTTTGGGGGAATTTTTGATGTTGCTAATCATTTTGGTTATCCACCTGATTATCGTGATTTAGGTTTAGCAATGTGTAAATATGGAGTACCAGCCGGTCCACATATCATAGTACCATTGGTTGGACCGAGAACTTTACGTGATGGTACATCAGATGTGGTTTTAGTTAATGCTTTATATTTAACAGTACTTGCCACTTTTTTTGGAACTTCATTAAATACTCGTGTTATTATTGGTATCATTTTAATGGAAACAATTGGCGATTTGGCTCTTGTTCGTCAAATGGATTCACTCGAAATAAATGAAATGAATGATCCTTATGAAATAGTAAGAGATCGCTATTTACGTTCGCGTGAAATTAAATGTTTAAAATAA